The following proteins come from a genomic window of Patescibacteria group bacterium:
- the rplB gene encoding 50S ribosomal protein L2 gives MSLKRSRPTTSSRRLRSDVIYEVDKKRPEKSLIVPLHGPAGRSKGRISTRHKMRGAKKFLRIIDFKRNKKDIPAKVFALEYDPTHGPNIALLHYADGEKRYILAPQGLKKGDVVESGEKVEIKVGNAMPLRNIPIGTFVHNIEIYPGRGGQLVRAAGCGAVIMSADDKFTTLKFPSREIRKILSRCFATIGALTNEDLKNVKMGKAGRKIHLGIRPTVRGVAMPYKHPHGGSYSTTGVGRKSPVSPWGQPAKGKKTRRRKQTSKYILQRRRKK, from the coding sequence ATGAGTTTGAAAAGAAGTCGTCCAACAACATCCAGTCGTAGATTAAGAAGCGATGTAATTTATGAGGTGGATAAAAAAAGACCTGAAAAATCTTTAATTGTACCTTTACACGGTCCTGCGGGGCGAAGCAAAGGCAGAATCAGCACCCGTCATAAAATGAGGGGCGCGAAAAAGTTTTTGAGAATTATAGATTTTAAGAGGAATAAAAAAGATATTCCTGCCAAAGTATTTGCTTTAGAATATGACCCAACGCATGGGCCTAATATTGCTCTATTGCACTACGCGGATGGGGAAAAGAGGTATATTTTGGCTCCGCAAGGTCTTAAAAAAGGAGATGTAGTGGAATCTGGGGAAAAGGTTGAGATTAAAGTGGGCAATGCTATGCCTTTAAGAAACATTCCAATTGGAACTTTTGTGCATAATATAGAAATATATCCTGGCCGAGGGGGTCAATTGGTTAGAGCGGCAGGATGTGGGGCGGTTATTATGTCTGCGGACGATAAATTCACCACTCTAAAATTCCCAAGCCGAGAAATCAGGAAGATATTATCCCGCTGTTTTGCCACTATTGGCGCGCTTACAAATGAAGACCTTAAAAATGTTAAAATGGGCAAGGCTGGAAGGAAAATACATTTGGGGATTCGTCCTACCGTGCGAGGAGTGGCTATGCCTTACAAACACCCGCATGGCGGTTCTTACAGCACTACCGGAGTAGGTAGAAAATCTCCTGTAAGTCCTTGGGGACAACCGGCTAAAGGTAAAAAAACAAGAAGAA
- the rplW gene encoding 50S ribosomal protein L23, which yields MKYTTIVKRPIITEKSMKLASEGKYLFEVGLKSTKGSIRNVVEEIFGVEVVSVRTLKTAAKQKRSMVNRKHNYRKSPIKKAVVEVKKGQKIEIFEVKERNKKK from the coding sequence ATGAAATATACAACAATAGTCAAAAGACCAATAATCACAGAAAAATCTATGAAACTTGCATCTGAAGGCAAATATTTGTTTGAAGTGGGATTAAAATCTACCAAAGGCAGTATAAGAAATGTGGTGGAGGAGATTTTTGGGGTTGAAGTGGTGAGCGTTAGAACTCTTAAAACCGCCGCGAAACAAAAAAGAAGTATGGTTAACAGGAAGCATAATTACCGAAAGAGCCCCATTAAAAAAGCGGTGGTGGAAGTAAAGAAAGGTCAAAAAATAGAGATTTTTGAGGTTAAGGAAAGGAATAAAAAGAAATGA